Proteins encoded by one window of Elaeis guineensis isolate ETL-2024a chromosome 12, EG11, whole genome shotgun sequence:
- the LOC105055064 gene encoding uncharacterized protein — translation MGSQVSKQVERRKSVAAEKKILADLLESAGDQFPGSDYRPPDRKTWMSALGPDRLRVDQIVWPGTHDSATDEIGVRFISRPFAQCQSCSIYAQLAGGARVLDVRVQEDRRVCHGVLTTYSVDVVIDHIKRFMSETQHEMIILEIRTEFGHDDPPDFDKYLVDKLGDLLIHQDDAVFNKSVAELRSGRIICVWKPRKSPAPKRGDPLWSSGYLKDNWIDTDLPNTKFESNMKHLSEQQAVTRRKYFYRVENTATPQADNPVVCVRPVTERIHGYARLFISQAFKRGFADRLQVFSTDFIDGDFVDACVGMTHARIEGKA, via the coding sequence ATGGGCTCCCAGGTCTCCAAGCAAGTCGAGCGCCGGAAGTCCGTCGCCGCCGAGAAGAAAATCCTCGCCGACCTCCTCGAGTCCGCCGGCGACCAGTTCCCCGGCTCCGACTACCGCCCACCCGACCGCAAGACCTGGATGTCGGCCCTCGGCCCCGACCGGCTCCGCGTCGACCAGATCGTCTGGCCCGGCACCCACGACTCGGCCACCGACGAGATCGGCGTCCGCTTCATCTCCCGCCCCTTCGCCCAGTGCCAGTCCTGCTCCATCTACGCCCAGCTCGCCGGCGGCGCCCGCGTCCTCGACGTCCGCGTCCAGGAGGACCGCCGCGTCTGCCACGGCGTCCTCACCACCTACTCCGTCGACGTCGTCATCGACCACATCAAACGCTTCATGTCCGAAACCCAGCATGAGATGATCATCCTCGAGATCCGCACGGAGTTCGGCCACGACGACCCCCCGGACTTCGACAAATACCTGGTCGACAAGCTGGGCGACCTTCTGATCCACCAGGACGACGCCGTATTCAACAAGAGCGTCGCCGAGTTGCGATCGGGGAGGATTATATGCGTGTGGAAGCCCAGGAAGTCGCCTGCGCCGAAGCGCGGGGATCCGCTGTGGAGCAGTGGATATCTGAAGGATAATTGGATCGATACGGATCTGCCGAATACCAAGTTCGAGAGCAATATGAAGCATTTGAGCGAGCAGCAGGCGGTGACAAGGAGGAAGTATTTTTATAGGGTGGAGAACACGGCGACGCCGCAGGCGGACAACCCGGTGGTGTGCGTGAGGCCGGTGACGGAGAGGATTCATGGGTACGCAAGGCTGTTCATATCGCAGGCGTTCAAGAGGGGGTTTGCGGATAGGTTGCAGGTCTTCTCCACGGATTTCATTGATGGGGATTTTGTGGATGCATGTGTGGGGATGACCCATGCAAGAATAGAAGGAAAGgcatga